From Nguyenibacter vanlangensis, one genomic window encodes:
- a CDS encoding NUDIX hydrolase, producing the protein MSTESVPPDDGGFVTLSSRIVYENRWTRVREDIIRRPDGNQGLYGIVERGEFAVVLPLGRGPDGPTVTLVRQYRYPVRARLWELPMGMWEDRPDAAPDMVARGELEEETGLRAGTLRHAGTLYQGAGYSTQRGQVFLATDLTPGAPRREATEGDMTSHTIPLAEMDRMVRDGEITCMVTLAAIALIRARGWI; encoded by the coding sequence ATGAGCACCGAGTCCGTTCCGCCCGATGATGGCGGGTTCGTCACCCTATCCTCGCGCATCGTCTATGAAAATCGCTGGACCCGCGTGCGCGAGGACATCATCCGCCGCCCCGACGGCAACCAGGGGCTGTACGGCATCGTCGAACGCGGCGAATTCGCGGTGGTCCTGCCGCTGGGCCGGGGGCCGGACGGCCCGACCGTCACCCTGGTACGGCAATATCGCTATCCGGTGCGCGCCCGGCTGTGGGAACTGCCGATGGGCATGTGGGAAGATCGCCCCGACGCCGCGCCCGACATGGTGGCACGCGGCGAACTGGAGGAAGAGACCGGGCTGCGCGCCGGCACGCTGCGCCACGCCGGTACGCTCTATCAGGGCGCGGGCTATTCCACCCAGCGCGGCCAGGTCTTTCTGGCCACCGACCTGACACCGGGCGCCCCCCGGCGCGAGGCCACCGAGGGGGACATGACCAGCCACACGATCCCGCTGGCCGAGATGGACCGGATGGTCCGCGACGGCGAGATCACCTGCATGGTCACCCTGGCCGCCATCGCCCTGATCCGCGCGCGCGGCTGGATATAG
- a CDS encoding MFS transporter, which produces MPSSQSVMAHPTVRILAVVLFNLICYVDIGLPMAVIPVFVHQHLGYNTVIAGLAVSLQYLATFATRAQAGRFVDAKGAKPAVLIGLATCAASGGALLLSGLFVHQATPSILLLIASRILMGAGESWTATGAILWNIGRVGAERTAQVISWNGITSYGGIALGAPVGAVLSQMAPPLGGLVAVGLLSALLPLLGLGLAARYAAVPPVVRGEAMPFRQVFWRVLPYGIVLACGSVGFGAISACLSLYFADRHWSGAALGLMIFGIVFVLVRLLFSRQIGLRGGGVVAVASLVVEVAGLLILWRSGGVAAADLGAALTGAGFSLVFPALGVEAVTRVGAHNRGAALGAFSVFLDIGIGLSGPMLGLVIHGLGYGPMFLVAALFTGAGVGATLLLRGRARTSVA; this is translated from the coding sequence ATGCCCTCGTCGCAGTCCGTTATGGCCCACCCGACCGTGCGGATTCTGGCGGTCGTGCTGTTCAATCTGATCTGTTACGTGGATATCGGCCTGCCGATGGCCGTCATCCCGGTCTTCGTCCACCAGCATCTGGGCTACAACACCGTGATCGCGGGGCTGGCGGTGTCGCTGCAATATCTGGCGACGTTCGCCACCCGCGCGCAGGCGGGACGGTTCGTCGATGCGAAGGGGGCCAAGCCCGCGGTGCTGATCGGGCTGGCCACCTGTGCCGCGTCGGGCGGCGCGCTGCTGCTGTCGGGTCTGTTCGTCCACCAGGCCACGCCGTCGATCCTGCTGCTGATCGCCAGCCGTATCCTGATGGGCGCCGGCGAAAGCTGGACCGCGACGGGCGCGATCCTGTGGAATATCGGCCGCGTGGGGGCCGAGCGGACGGCGCAGGTGATCTCGTGGAACGGGATCACCTCCTATGGCGGGATCGCGCTGGGCGCGCCGGTGGGCGCGGTGCTGTCGCAGATGGCGCCGCCGCTGGGCGGGCTGGTGGCGGTGGGGCTGCTGTCCGCGCTGCTGCCGCTGCTGGGGCTGGGGCTGGCGGCGCGCTACGCCGCCGTGCCGCCGGTCGTCCGGGGCGAGGCCATGCCCTTCCGCCAGGTCTTCTGGCGGGTGCTGCCCTATGGGATCGTGCTGGCCTGCGGTTCGGTCGGGTTCGGGGCGATCTCGGCCTGCCTGTCGCTGTATTTCGCCGACCGGCACTGGTCCGGCGCGGCGCTGGGGCTGATGATCTTCGGCATCGTCTTCGTGCTGGTGCGGCTGCTGTTCTCGCGCCAGATCGGCCTGCGCGGCGGCGGCGTCGTGGCCGTGGCGTCGCTGGTGGTCGAGGTGGCCGGCCTGCTGATCCTGTGGCGCAGCGGCGGCGTGGCCGCGGCCGATCTGGGGGCCGCGCTGACGGGGGCCGGATTCTCGCTGGTCTTTCCCGCGCTGGGGGTCGAGGCCGTGACCCGGGTGGGGGCGCATAACCGGGGGGCCGCGCTGGGGGCGTTCAGCGTCTTCCTGGATATCGGGATCGGCCTGTCGGGGCCGATGCTGGGGCTGGTGATCCACGGCCTGGGCTATGGCCCGATGTTTCTGGTCGCGGCCTTATTTACCGGGGCGGGGGTCGGTGCCACTCTGCTGCTTCGGGGGCGCGCGCGAACAAGCGTCGCCTGA
- a CDS encoding TIGR00730 family Rossman fold protein has protein sequence MSVAAVAVFCGSRFGARPDFEEAAREMGTSLGRAGMRLVYGGGDVGLMGAVADATLAAGGRVSGVIPTFLRAREVMHEGVTDLTVTDSMHSRKQLMFARADAFVVLPGGLGTFDETIEIVTWRQLKLHDKPIFVVNVAGWADPMVAMLRAAVREGFADASALELFEVVPDVATTMARLKQAVRGPATENVDRL, from the coding sequence ATGTCCGTTGCTGCCGTTGCCGTGTTCTGCGGGTCGCGTTTCGGCGCCCGCCCCGATTTCGAGGAAGCGGCGCGCGAGATGGGGACCAGCCTGGGGCGTGCCGGGATGCGCCTGGTCTATGGCGGCGGGGATGTGGGGCTGATGGGCGCCGTGGCGGACGCGACCCTGGCGGCGGGCGGCCGGGTGTCTGGCGTGATCCCGACCTTTCTGCGCGCGCGTGAGGTGATGCATGAGGGCGTGACGGACCTGACCGTCACCGATTCGATGCATAGCCGCAAGCAGTTGATGTTCGCCCGGGCCGATGCGTTCGTGGTGCTGCCCGGCGGGCTGGGCACGTTCGACGAGACGATCGAGATCGTGACCTGGCGGCAGCTAAAGCTGCATGACAAGCCGATCTTCGTCGTCAATGTCGCGGGGTGGGCCGACCCGATGGTCGCCATGCTGCGCGCGGCGGTGCGCGAGGGCTTCGCCGATGCATCGGCGCTGGAACTGTTCGAGGTCGTGCCCGACGTCGCCACGACGATGGCGCGGCTGAAGCAGGCCGTACGCGGGCCGGCGACCGAGAATGTCGACCGGCTCTGA
- a CDS encoding type II toxin-antitoxin system prevent-host-death family antitoxin, translating into MEVTSADFIKRYGELADCAMHEPVTITKNGRKRLVILGFDEFRRLQDLDHRAFRIEDLATVEPQLARALEDVETPPGYEHLDDETKHWTP; encoded by the coding sequence ATGGAGGTCACGTCTGCAGACTTCATCAAGCGGTACGGCGAACTTGCTGACTGTGCGATGCACGAGCCTGTTACCATCACGAAGAACGGCAGGAAGCGCCTTGTCATCCTTGGCTTTGACGAGTTCCGCCGTCTTCAGGACCTGGACCATCGCGCATTCCGTATCGAGGACCTTGCCACGGTTGAGCCGCAGCTTGCCCGTGCCCTGGAAGACGTGGAGACGCCGCCTGGCTATGAGCATCTTGACGACGAAACCAAGCACTGGACGCCTTGA
- a CDS encoding amidohydrolase family protein — protein MTIPRFRKSLLLAFGMTLLAALPLCPAQSRAAETQAMLLVRNAYVFSMADGQKTPFIGYMTVGADGRIRAVGQGEPPRDLRAATSIDAHGHWIMPGFISAHSHLWQAAYRGLAQDKTLPGWIDALYAQQAAHATPEDFYWFTLDGALDHLRHGITGAYNFNYGDALPNPPERDNVNHQEFRAEMASGIRFVHGVQAIAGGRDHTLDGARRHLKQFLAWSAAQPHGGRLLSVMLNGTVAFEANPADALAEARLEGTLMHEFGVANQTHYLEPPDSIQSEQAVFPDFARTGMMGRTLIFGHFIHTTPDIVAQAARAGAAMSWNPLSNGRLASGVADIPAYLKAGIRVGMGVDGEASADVADPFENMRTGLYAVRDKYQNAAIMGPYDVLRLHTVGSADVLNASDRVGSLEPGKFADFLMIDPSHLAHVFDPYATLVFAASQQDLEQVYVGGRLMVDHGRVLHQDMAAVEAQADRRVAASLAGAPR, from the coding sequence ATGACGATTCCGCGCTTCCGTAAATCGCTGCTCCTCGCATTCGGCATGACGCTTCTGGCCGCGCTGCCGCTCTGTCCGGCGCAATCCCGCGCGGCCGAGACGCAGGCCATGCTGCTGGTCCGCAATGCCTATGTGTTCTCGATGGCGGACGGCCAGAAGACGCCGTTCATCGGCTATATGACGGTCGGCGCGGACGGGCGCATCCGCGCGGTGGGGCAGGGCGAGCCGCCGCGCGACCTGCGGGCCGCAACCAGCATCGACGCGCACGGCCACTGGATCATGCCGGGTTTCATCTCCGCGCACAGCCATCTCTGGCAGGCCGCCTATCGCGGCCTGGCGCAGGACAAGACGCTGCCGGGATGGATCGACGCGCTGTACGCCCAACAGGCCGCGCACGCCACGCCCGAGGATTTCTACTGGTTCACGCTGGACGGCGCGCTGGACCATCTGCGGCACGGCATTACCGGGGCCTATAATTTCAATTACGGGGACGCGCTGCCCAATCCGCCGGAACGCGACAACGTCAATCATCAGGAATTCCGCGCCGAGATGGCCTCGGGCATCCGTTTCGTGCACGGTGTCCAGGCCATTGCCGGCGGCCGGGACCACACGCTGGACGGCGCGCGCCGCCATCTGAAGCAGTTCCTGGCATGGAGCGCGGCGCAGCCGCATGGCGGCCGGCTGCTGTCGGTCATGCTGAACGGCACCGTGGCGTTCGAGGCCAATCCCGCCGACGCGCTGGCCGAAGCCCGGCTGGAAGGCACCCTGATGCACGAATTCGGCGTGGCCAACCAGACCCATTACCTGGAGCCCCCGGACAGCATCCAGTCCGAACAGGCGGTCTTCCCCGATTTCGCGCGGACCGGCATGATGGGCAGGACCCTGATCTTCGGCCATTTCATCCATACCACGCCCGACATCGTCGCCCAGGCCGCCCGCGCGGGCGCCGCCATGTCGTGGAATCCGCTGTCGAACGGCCGCCTGGCCTCGGGGGTCGCGGACATCCCCGCCTATCTCAAGGCCGGCATCCGCGTCGGCATGGGCGTGGACGGAGAGGCCAGCGCCGACGTCGCCGATCCGTTCGAGAACATGCGCACCGGCCTTTACGCCGTCCGCGACAAATATCAGAACGCCGCGATCATGGGCCCGTACGACGTCCTGCGGCTGCATACCGTGGGCAGCGCCGACGTGCTGAACGCGTCGGACCGGGTGGGAAGCCTGGAGCCCGGGAAATTCGCCGATTTCCTGATGATCGACCCGTCGCACCTGGCCCATGTCTTCGACCCCTACGCCACGCTGGTCTTCGCCGCATCGCAGCAGGATCTGGAACAGGTCTATGTCGGCGGCCGGCTGATGGTCGATCACGGCCGCGTCCTGCATCAGGACATGGCGGCGGTCGAAGCCCAGGCCGACCGCCGGGTCGCCGCATCCCTGGCCGGTGCGCCACGCTGA
- a CDS encoding aspartyl/asparaginyl beta-hydroxylase domain-containing protein yields MNDTVPRRADKAAHGKWRLPFKGRSLFEIGKDLRPRIDRVIMRGSLLPDRAILDTAWMPWIAMLERNWEQIRDEAVRLRTRDIPALGDLSPDHGRIAADRRWKSFFLAGYGYRRIENCARAPVTAALIARIPGLVTAVFSVLEAGGRIPRHYGMTKGMLTYHLALRVPRQRAQCRIQIEGADALHTICWADGRSLLFDDTYNHQVWNDTDEDRYILLLQVRRPCRGVARLLLGVFLFGVKHSRFVQDIKRRLDALGAEPVPRPAR; encoded by the coding sequence ATGAACGACACGGTCCCGCGTCGGGCGGACAAGGCGGCGCACGGCAAATGGCGGTTGCCGTTCAAAGGCCGGTCCCTGTTCGAAATCGGCAAGGACCTGCGCCCCCGCATCGACCGGGTGATCATGCGCGGCTCGCTGCTGCCGGACCGGGCGATTTTGGACACGGCCTGGATGCCGTGGATCGCGATGCTGGAGCGCAACTGGGAACAGATCCGTGACGAAGCCGTGCGGCTCCGCACCCGGGACATTCCCGCCTTGGGCGACCTTTCGCCGGACCACGGCCGTATCGCCGCGGACCGTCGCTGGAAATCCTTCTTCCTCGCCGGATACGGCTATCGGCGCATCGAAAACTGCGCCCGGGCGCCGGTCACGGCGGCGCTGATCGCCCGGATTCCGGGGCTGGTCACCGCGGTCTTCTCGGTGCTGGAGGCGGGCGGGCGCATCCCCCGGCATTACGGCATGACCAAGGGCATGCTGACCTACCACCTGGCCCTGCGGGTGCCGCGGCAGCGCGCGCAATGCCGGATCCAGATCGAAGGCGCCGACGCCCTGCACACGATCTGCTGGGCGGACGGCCGTTCGCTGCTGTTCGACGATACCTACAACCATCAGGTCTGGAACGACACGGACGAGGACCGCTACATCCTGCTGCTTCAGGTCCGGCGCCCCTGCCGCGGCGTCGCCAGGCTGCTGCTGGGCGTCTTCCTGTTCGGCGTGAAGCATTCGCGCTTCGTTCAGGACATCAAGCGCAGGCTGGACGCGCTGGGCGCCGAGCCGGTGCCCCGACCCGCCCGCTGA
- the hemH gene encoding ferrochelatase codes for MRFLTVRATEPTAPSGVGILLTNLGTPEGTGYRAVRRYLSEFLSDRRIIEASPALWQPILQGPVLALRPRRSGAAYRRIWHADGDESPLRTHTRAQARALAARFAPDGVAVEWGMRYGTPAVATAIAALLRRGCTRILHFPLYPQYSATTTATANDQAFRALMRLRNQPAIRTVPSFPDHPLYIDALAGSVRARLAALPFAPQRIVASFHGLPRDYVQRGDSYAEECTRTLAALHRALDLPEEMMPLTYQSRFGPARWLEPYTAPLVTALPAQGITRVAVIMPGFLADCIETLDEIGHELRDAFAAAGGTDFALIPCLNATDPAIDLLETLARQELSGWLG; via the coding sequence ATGAGATTCCTGACCGTCCGCGCGACCGAGCCGACCGCCCCTTCGGGCGTCGGCATCCTGCTGACCAACCTGGGAACGCCCGAGGGTACCGGCTACCGGGCCGTCAGGCGCTATCTGTCCGAGTTCCTCTCCGACCGCCGGATCATCGAGGCCAGTCCCGCGCTTTGGCAGCCGATCCTGCAAGGGCCGGTCCTGGCACTGCGTCCCCGGCGGAGTGGCGCCGCCTACCGGCGGATCTGGCATGCGGACGGCGACGAAAGCCCGTTGCGCACCCATACCCGCGCCCAGGCCCGGGCCCTGGCCGCGCGCTTCGCCCCCGACGGGGTCGCGGTGGAATGGGGCATGCGCTACGGCACGCCCGCGGTCGCGACGGCGATCGCGGCGCTGCTGCGCCGCGGCTGCACGCGGATCCTGCATTTTCCGCTTTATCCACAATACAGCGCCACGACGACCGCGACCGCCAACGACCAGGCGTTCCGCGCGCTGATGCGCCTGCGCAACCAGCCGGCGATCCGCACAGTGCCGTCCTTCCCCGACCATCCGCTCTATATCGACGCGCTGGCCGGCTCGGTGCGCGCCCGGCTGGCGGCGCTGCCCTTCGCGCCGCAGCGGATCGTCGCCTCCTTCCACGGCCTGCCGCGCGATTACGTGCAGCGCGGCGATTCCTACGCCGAGGAATGCACGCGCACCCTCGCCGCGCTGCACCGCGCGCTGGACCTGCCCGAGGAGATGATGCCACTGACCTATCAGTCGCGCTTCGGCCCCGCGCGCTGGCTGGAACCCTATACCGCGCCGCTGGTCACCGCCCTGCCGGCGCAGGGCATTACCCGCGTCGCCGTCATCATGCCGGGCTTCCTGGCAGATTGCATCGAAACGCTCGACGAGATCGGCCACGAACTGCGCGACGCGTTCGCCGCCGCCGGCGGGACGGATTTCGCCCTTATCCCCTGCCTGAACGCCACCGATCCGGCGATCGACCTGCTGGAGACGCTGGCCAGGCAGGAACTGTCCGGCTGGCTGGGATGA
- a CDS encoding A/G-specific adenine glycosylase, producing MPPSSADLLRWYDRHRRILPWRAAPGRTADPYHVWLSEIMLQQTTVAAVIPYYHRFLDLFPTIGDLARAETDRVMAAWAGLGYYARARNLHACARVVAAAGGFPATLDGLLALPGVGAYTAAAIGAIAFGLPVVPVDGNVERVTARLFALTDPLPAGRRTLARHAATLNDSQPARARPSDFAQALFDLGAGICTPRNPACALCPWRGECAGLRQGIAAALPAKAPRAARPVRHGAHFRATDAAGQILLRRRPASGLLGGMLELPGTEWRAEPWAESEALAHAPLPGPWRQAGRVTHVFTHFTLHVDVYSARIGRFPNSAAQAGGLVFAARDLDGLALPSLMRKCLAATPPDRPTGAP from the coding sequence GTGCCTCCTTCCTCTGCCGACCTGCTGCGCTGGTACGACCGCCACCGGCGCATTCTGCCCTGGCGGGCGGCCCCCGGCCGCACCGCCGATCCTTATCATGTCTGGCTCAGCGAAATCATGCTGCAACAGACGACGGTCGCCGCGGTCATTCCCTATTACCACCGTTTCCTGGACCTGTTTCCCACCATCGGCGACCTGGCCCGCGCCGAGACCGATCGCGTCATGGCGGCCTGGGCGGGGCTGGGCTATTACGCGCGGGCGCGCAACCTGCATGCCTGCGCCCGGGTCGTGGCCGCGGCCGGCGGTTTCCCGGCCACGCTCGACGGGCTGCTGGCCCTGCCGGGGGTCGGCGCCTATACCGCCGCCGCGATCGGGGCGATCGCCTTCGGCCTGCCGGTGGTGCCCGTCGACGGCAATGTCGAGCGCGTCACCGCCCGCCTCTTCGCGCTGACCGACCCGCTGCCCGCCGGGCGCCGCACCCTGGCCCGCCACGCCGCGACCCTGAACGATTCGCAGCCGGCCCGGGCGCGGCCATCGGATTTCGCGCAGGCGCTGTTCGACCTGGGGGCGGGGATCTGCACCCCGCGCAATCCCGCCTGCGCCCTGTGCCCCTGGCGGGGCGAATGCGCGGGGTTGCGCCAGGGCATCGCCGCGGCCCTGCCGGCCAAGGCCCCCCGCGCCGCCCGGCCGGTACGCCATGGCGCGCATTTCCGCGCGACCGACGCCGCCGGGCAGATCCTGCTGCGCCGCCGGCCGGCATCGGGGCTGCTGGGCGGCATGCTGGAACTGCCCGGCACCGAGTGGCGCGCGGAACCCTGGGCGGAATCCGAGGCACTGGCCCATGCCCCGCTGCCCGGCCCATGGCGGCAGGCCGGACGGGTCACGCACGTCTTCACCCATTTCACCCTGCATGTGGACGTGTATTCGGCGCGGATCGGGCGCTTTCCCAACAGCGCCGCCCAGGCCGGCGGCCTGGTCTTCGCCGCCCGGGATCTCGACGGGCTGGCCCTGCCGTCGCTGATGCGCAAATGCCTGGCCGCGACGCCGCCGGACCGGCCGACCGGCGCGCCCTGA
- a CDS encoding DUF721 domain-containing protein gives MTKDRTDGKRTRAAAPPPQMSLAQPPLAQAPRALAMRSLGALMPAVTRPAFRRQSPASAQIMADWADIVGPDLARGTVPRRLSAGVLTLGCAGPIAMELQHLAPQLIARINRACGREAVRSLKLVQDMVAQAAPPPRPTRRAPPPPVAIPDMPDGPLKDALAALGARVRERQGGGR, from the coding sequence ATGACGAAGGATCGTACCGACGGCAAGCGCACCCGCGCGGCCGCCCCACCTCCCCAGATGTCGCTTGCCCAGCCGCCGCTCGCCCAGGCGCCGCGCGCGCTGGCCATGCGCAGCCTGGGCGCGCTGATGCCCGCCGTCACGCGCCCGGCCTTTCGCCGGCAATCACCGGCTTCGGCGCAGATCATGGCCGACTGGGCGGACATCGTCGGGCCCGACCTGGCGCGGGGCACCGTGCCGCGCCGGCTGTCCGCCGGGGTGCTGACCCTGGGCTGCGCCGGGCCGATCGCGATGGAACTGCAGCACCTGGCGCCGCAATTGATCGCACGGATCAACCGCGCCTGCGGGCGCGAGGCGGTGCGGTCGCTGAAGCTGGTGCAGGATATGGTGGCCCAGGCCGCCCCGCCGCCCCGCCCGACGCGCCGCGCTCCGCCCCCGCCCGTGGCGATTCCCGACATGCCGGACGGCCCGCTGAAGGACGCGTTGGCCGCCCTGGGCGCGCGGGTGCGCGAGCGCCAGGGCGGCGGCCGGTAG
- a CDS encoding phosphoribosylanthranilate isomerase: MSPTIGVKICGLTEPAGLDAAIAHGADWVGFVFFPRSPRHVTPAQAAGLIARVPTGGPRRIGLFVTPTDAAIEAVLDTTTLDGLQIYAGDERAMAIRLRFGLPVWQARGVAAAADLPAASRMDGLVIESRPPASADRPGGNGRAIDWTITRGWSAPAPWILAGGLTPDNVAEAVARSAAPAVDVSSGVESAPGRKDPDLIARFIRTARQTAAQSPAASPYQPG, translated from the coding sequence ATGTCCCCCACCATCGGCGTCAAGATCTGCGGCCTGACCGAGCCGGCGGGGCTGGACGCCGCGATCGCCCATGGTGCCGATTGGGTCGGGTTCGTGTTCTTTCCCCGCTCGCCGCGCCATGTCACGCCCGCGCAGGCCGCCGGCCTGATCGCCCGCGTGCCCACCGGCGGGCCGCGGCGGATCGGCCTGTTCGTCACCCCGACCGACGCGGCGATCGAAGCCGTGCTGGACACGACCACGCTGGACGGGCTGCAGATCTATGCCGGCGACGAGCGGGCCATGGCGATCCGCCTGCGTTTCGGCCTGCCGGTCTGGCAGGCGCGCGGCGTGGCCGCCGCCGCCGACCTGCCGGCCGCCAGCCGGATGGACGGGCTGGTCATCGAATCCCGCCCGCCCGCCAGCGCCGACCGGCCGGGCGGCAACGGACGGGCCATCGACTGGACGATCACCCGGGGATGGAGCGCCCCGGCCCCCTGGATCCTGGCCGGCGGGCTGACGCCCGACAACGTGGCCGAGGCGGTGGCACGCAGCGCGGCGCCCGCCGTCGACGTGTCATCCGGCGTCGAAAGCGCCCCGGGCCGCAAGGACCCGGATCTGATCGCGCGCTTTATCCGCACCGCCCGCCAGACTGCTGCGCAATCGCCGGCGGCGTCCCCTTACCAGCCCGGATAA
- the pyrF gene encoding orotidine-5'-phosphate decarboxylase: MTARRTRLIVALDTKDTAQAIRWRDQTALSADAIKLGLEFTYARGLDAVRQVADGGTLFLDLKLHDIPNTVGSAIGSLAALRPAMLTIHALGGGAMIAAARAAIDRAFPAGARPLLLAVTVLTSMDQDALHGIGIPDDPCAEVLRLGALAMAAGADGLVCSPLEIAPIRDRLGAAPVLVVPGIRPAGAASGDQKRIMTPAEASRAGADWIVVGRPITQAADPGAAAAAVAAELAG; the protein is encoded by the coding sequence ATGACTGCCCGCCGCACCAGGCTGATCGTCGCCCTGGACACCAAGGACACCGCCCAGGCGATACGCTGGCGCGACCAGACGGCCCTCAGCGCCGACGCCATCAAGCTGGGGCTGGAATTCACCTATGCGCGCGGGCTCGATGCCGTGCGGCAGGTGGCGGATGGCGGCACGCTGTTCCTGGACCTGAAACTGCATGACATTCCCAACACGGTGGGGTCGGCCATCGGCAGCCTGGCGGCGCTGCGCCCGGCCATGCTGACGATCCACGCCCTGGGCGGCGGCGCGATGATCGCGGCCGCCCGCGCCGCGATCGACCGCGCCTTCCCGGCCGGGGCACGGCCGCTGCTGCTGGCGGTGACGGTGCTGACCAGCATGGACCAGGATGCGCTGCACGGCATCGGCATTCCCGACGATCCCTGCGCCGAAGTGCTGCGCCTGGGCGCGCTGGCGATGGCGGCGGGGGCCGACGGGCTGGTGTGCTCGCCGCTGGAAATCGCCCCGATCCGCGACAGGCTGGGTGCCGCGCCGGTGCTGGTGGTGCCCGGCATCCGGCCGGCCGGCGCCGCCTCGGGCGACCAGAAACGGATCATGACCCCGGCCGAGGCCAGCCGCGCCGGCGCCGACTGGATCGTCGTCGGCCGGCCGATCACCCAGGCCGCCGACCCCGGCGCCGCCGCCGCCGCCGTGGCGGCGGAACTGGCGGGCTGA
- a CDS encoding LapA family protein has product MLRLLITVPFLLVLIIFSACNQDSVTIWFLDWSWKSSVGVLTLIVAAAFFILGALSVWFAELRQRGRARRAEQQVRVLEDQAAELRRQQAETYNPPAQTPVQAPVQAPAHAQGAALPPYREAPLP; this is encoded by the coding sequence ATGTTGCGTCTTCTCATCACCGTCCCTTTCCTGCTGGTGCTGATCATCTTCAGCGCCTGCAACCAGGACTCCGTCACGATCTGGTTCCTGGACTGGAGCTGGAAATCGTCGGTCGGCGTGCTGACATTGATCGTGGCCGCCGCCTTCTTCATCCTCGGCGCCCTGTCGGTCTGGTTCGCCGAACTGCGCCAGCGCGGGCGGGCGCGCCGCGCGGAACAGCAGGTCCGTGTGCTGGAGGACCAGGCCGCCGAACTGCGCCGCCAGCAGGCGGAAACCTATAACCCGCCCGCACAAACACCAGTTCAGGCACCCGTCCAGGCACCCGCCCATGCACAGGGGGCGGCGCTGCCGCCCTATCGCGAGGCACCGCTGCCATGA